The Persephonella hydrogeniphila region GATGATAATGCAAGCTGTATTGCTGGTTTGCTTGAGATCCTAAGGCTTCTTTACGATAAAAAAACCCGTCACCGTATAGATTTTGCAGCCTATGTTCTTGAAGAACCTCCTTTTTTTGGAACAGAAAAAATGGGTAGTTTTATACATGCAAAAAGTCTGTATGAGAACAGTGTGAAGATCAAAGTGATGATATCCCTTGAGATGATAGGATTTTTTTCAGATAAAAAAAACTCACAGCAGTTTCCTCTGCCTTTTATGAGGTTGTTTTATCCTGATACAGGTAACTTTATAGGAGTTGTAGGTAATACCTTTCAGCGTAAGATAACAGTAAGGATAAGGGATTTGATGAGAAAAGGTTCAGATATACCGGTTTATTCTTTAAATGCACCCTCTATAATTCCGGGAGTGGATTTTTCAGACCACAGAAATTTTTGGCGTTTTGGATATAATGCTGTGATGATAACAGATACGGCATTTTATAGAAATCCGAACTACCATAGAAGAACAGATACAATAGCAACACTGGATTTTGATAGGATGTACAGTGTTATAAAATCGGTTGCTTACGCTGTGCTAAATCTGTGAGCTATATACTACTATCCTGTTTCTACCTTTTATTTTTGCTTCGTAAAGTGCTTTGTCTGCTTTGTTAATAAGTTCATCGATATTTCTCGTATTATCTGGAATTTCTGAGTATCCTCCTATACTGACTGTTATTTTTTTAAATGGGGAGCTCTGATGGGGAATGTTTTTATTTAGAATATCATTATGAATCTCACCAGCTAAAATAGAGGCCTTGTTACCGTCTACATTAGAGAATACAACGACAAACTCTTCTCCTCCCCATCTGCTTGCTATATCTGTAGGTCTCCTTGTATGCTTTTTGATAATAGCTCCTACCTCTCTTAGAACCAGATCTCCCTTCAGATGTCCGTATTTGTCATTATAATTTTTGAAATAATCAATATCTATCATAAACACAGATACAGGGAAGTTTTCCCTTATAGCCCTCTTAAGCTCCCTTTCAAAGAACTCTTTTAGCTTTCTTCTGTTTGCAAGACCTGTAAGTTCATCATACTCAGACAGAACTTTTAGTTTTCCTGTTAATTTTTCTAACTCATTCTTATCTAAATAAATTTTTAAAGAAGATAAAAAGTCTTTTCTTATGTAATACTCTAAGATGTATCCTCCAATCATGCCTATTATGTTAGCTGAGCCGAGGAAGAAAAGGTTTGAT contains the following coding sequences:
- a CDS encoding M28 family peptidase, encoding MEQKGIERVYRDVEFLTSLRPFRNYLNTDSLNKASHYIYESFKQYSDCVSFQEFEAYGNTYRNVLCSINTEKEERIIIGAHYDVAGDTPGADDNASCIAGLLEILRLLYDKKTRHRIDFAAYVLEEPPFFGTEKMGSFIHAKSLYENSVKIKVMISLEMIGFFSDKKNSQQFPLPFMRLFYPDTGNFIGVVGNTFQRKITVRIRDLMRKGSDIPVYSLNAPSIIPGVDFSDHRNFWRFGYNAVMITDTAFYRNPNYHRRTDTIATLDFDRMYSVIKSVAYAVLNL
- a CDS encoding diguanylate cyclase; the protein is MLDKEIDKLINKSKGWYHDLFKNYNIESLKNVIEKELSRKNRIYICFPEKLEELFQEYYFAKSIFRIKVMLIFGIMIYIFFGIADLILFPDIYRQLWGIRAFTLLILSPFIFYLFLSKDHFKVYVAYCFIAVMAGLSIIGMMFVISPFEAQVYYAGIFLVIFFVYTVSGIPFIYSSISSLIIILIYLAVDLYFLRSDSKYLISNLFFLGSANIIGMIGGYILEYYIRKDFLSSLKIYLDKNELEKLTGKLKVLSEYDELTGLANRRKLKEFFERELKRAIRENFPVSVFMIDIDYFKNYNDKYGHLKGDLVLREVGAIIKKHTRRPTDIASRWGGEEFVVVFSNVDGNKASILAGEIHNDILNKNIPHQSSPFKKITVSIGGYSEIPDNTRNIDELINKADKALYEAKIKGRNRIVVYSSQI